A section of the Castanea sativa cultivar Marrone di Chiusa Pesio chromosome 12, ASM4071231v1 genome encodes:
- the LOC142620997 gene encoding serine/threonine-protein kinase MPS1 isoform X5, protein MLVPQREALTNSGSSLGPMVDAKKSQDVISLSRGHMVKDSVGETKNTVTVLGEIQEDASITPPTVSGTITKTFDESFNSFDAPRDHVKPITGCKDDKAIPLLHGESQQTDGQKKVQHSVGSNAVSQGADDGMATGLENLSSHMGSLALTEMEWITSNQMEASTVVNHDSKHRNFQNLESEISLRSDGGITSLLSKRTTAVQDQLHQFSRNFLSQPATQSSVVGSSCATSTSVHSTSAPMLNLTTCSSHLHRDSGSHVAVEPLGDFNMQSQNINQGNVVQLSNPSPKDTSGMLIEQKALAGKASNCAIDTQMEVKEYDQSKEQQGRVTKESNIPENPPLLDSSTKGKGYVGDVTNVQSQAPLSKSSSSDMKLEPSKSEKQERAACGKGASAPRKRNYDQDLFFKVNGKLYQRLGKIGSGGSSEVHKVISSDCTIYALKKIKLKGRDYTTAFGFCQEIEYLNKLKGKNNIIQLIDYEVTDKALLHEVMNGSMSNKDGRVKDDGYIYMVLEYGEIDLAHMLSQKWNEMDGSYQTIDQNWLRFYWQQILQAVNTIHEERIVHSDLKPANFLLVKGSLKLIDFGIAKAIMSDTTNIQRDSQVGTLSYMSPEAFMCNENDANGNTIKCGRPSDIWSLGCILYQMVYGRTPFSEYKTFWAKFKVITDPNHEITYGPVSNPWLLDLMKKCLAWDRNERWRIPQLLQHPFLVPPVPPQLSSFKDKNCKLLQLIAETSSNDHEASMLCCQIQELLCNPVQPVASQLLTSREQQCKSLSQMSKLCFLLQERLANSERKIEDLGM, encoded by the exons ATGTTGGTTCCTCAAAGAGAAGCATTGACAAATTCAGGTTCTAGTTTGGGTCCTATGGTAGATGCTAAGAAGTCTCAAGATGTGATCTCACTGAGCCGGGGTCATATGGTGAAGGATTCAGTTGGAGAAACTAAGAACACGGTGACTGTTCTCGGGGAAATTCAAGAAGATGCATCGATTACTCCACCTACCGTTTCAGGCACTATTACCAAAACCTTTGATGAGAGCTTTAATTCATTTGATGCACCGAGAGATCACGTTAAACCCATTACAGGTTGTAAGGATGACAAAGCAATTCCTTTGTTGCATGGAGAATCTCAACAGACTGATGGTCAAAAAAAAGTTCAACATTCTGTTGGAAGCAATGCTGTCTCTCAGG GGGCCGATGATGGAATGGCCACTGGATTGGAGAACTTATCATCTCATATGGGTTCACTTGCATTGACAGAAATGGAATGGATCACGAGCAATCAAATGGAGGCATCAACTGTTGTAAATCATGACTCAAAGCACAGGAATTTTCAGAATCTAGAATCTGAAATCAGTTTGAGGTCTGATGGTGGGATTACTTCTTTATTGTCAAAGAGAACCACTGCTGTTCAGGATCAGCTGCACCAGTTCAGCAGAAACTTTTTAAGCCAGCCTGCCACTCAGTCTTCAGTTGTTGGGTCATCGTGTGCTACCTCAACATCTGTCCATTCAACTTCAGCACCCATGCTAAATTTAACAACCTGTAGCTCTCACCTGCATCGAGATAGCGGTTCTCATGTGGCAGTTGAACCTTTGGGAGATTTTAATATGCAATCTCAAAACATAAATCAGGGAAATGTGGTGCAGCTATCAAATCCTTCACCAAAGGACACCAGTGGAATGTTAATTGAACAGAAAGCCCTTGCAGGCAAAGCTTCTAACTGTGCTATTGATACCCAAATGGAAGTGAAGGAATATGACCAGTCTAAGGAGCAACAAGGCAGAGTAACAAAAGAAAGTAATATTCCTGAAAACCCTCCCCTGCTTGATAGCTCAACTAAAGGGAAAGGGTATGTAGGTGATGTTACCAATGTACAATCTCAGGCTCCCTTGTCCAAAAGCTCATCTTCAGATATGAAGTTGGAGCCTTCTAAATCAGAAAAACAAGAGAGGGCTGCTTGTGGGAAAGGTGCATCAGCTCCTCGTAAAAGGAATTATGATCAGGACTTGTTCTTCAAAGTCAATGGCAAGCTTTATCAAAGGCTTGGAAAGATAGGTAGTGGAGGAAGCAGTGAGGTCCACAAAGTTATCTCATCGGACTGTACAAtctatgcattaaaaaaaatcaagctcaAAGGTCGTGATTACACAACTGCATTTGGGTTCTGTCAAGAAATTGAgtatttaaataagttgaaaggAAAGAACAACATTATACAGCTCATTGACTATGAG GTGACAGATAAGGCTTTGCTCCATGAGGTCATGAATGGTTCCATGAGTAATAAAGATGGCAGAGTCAAGGATGATGGGTATATATACATGGTACTTGAATATGGGGAAATTGATTTGGCACACATGCTATCCCAGAAGTGGAATGAAATGGATGGCTCCTATCAGACCATAGATCAGAATTGGCTCCGCTTCTACTGGCAG CAAATTcttcaggctgtaaatactatACATGAGGAACGTATAGTGCACTCTGATCTGAAGCCAGCTAATTTCCTTCTTGTCAAGGGTTCCCTAAAGCTGATAGATTTTGGGATTGCCAAAGCCATTATGAGCGATACCACCAACATCCAAAGGGATTCACAG GTGGGTACACTGAGCTACATGTCTCCTGAGGCATTCATGTGCAATGAAAATGATGCAAATGGAAACACCATAAAGTGTGGTCGGCCATCAGACATCTGGTCCCTTGGCTGCATCCTTTATCAAATGGTATATGGCAGGACCCCCTTTTCTGAGTACAAGACATTCTGGGCCAAGTTCAAAGTTATAACAGATCCAAATCATGAGATTACGTATGGACCGGTTTCTAACCCCTGGCTTCTGGATCTTATGAAAAAGTGTCTTGCATGGGACCGTAACGAAAGGTGGAGGATTCCCCAACTGCTTCAGCACCCTTTCCTTGTTCCCCCTGTTCCACCCCAGCTATCATCTTTTAAAGACAAAAACTGTAAACTACTTCAACTTATAGCTGAAACTAGTTCTAATGACCATGAAGCATCAATGCTATGCTGTCAGATCCAAGAACTGCTTTGCAACCCAGTTCAGCCAGTAGCATCTCAGTTGCTAACGTCACGAGAGCAACAATGCAAATCACTCTCCCAAATGTCAAAACTTTGCTTTCTGCTTCAGGAACGTTTAGCAAACTCAGAGAGAAAAATTGAAGATCTGGGAATGTAA